The Armatimonadota bacterium genome includes a window with the following:
- a CDS encoding inositol monophosphatase, with translation MEPPLTGREAPFLHDVCREAGALTLRYFGRVSGWTEKSGRGDIVTEADHAVEELVARRLAEEFPGHSLLTEERGFVPGQKDAPIWVLDPVDGTRNFALGVPVYCVSLAFVVGGKTLLGAVYDPVHDILYHAESGRGAYQNETPVRVSETPDLHDALISVSWSPRRRDIEEYVRIVARVAAQTSYFRRIGSAALVLSYVATGRFDGYIQAGISPWDIAAGTLLVREAGGVVTDIQGCPFDILSPSLDIVAGNPAVHRCLMEDVLRKT, from the coding sequence TTGGAACCGCCATTGACCGGCCGGGAGGCCCCTTTTCTGCACGACGTATGCCGCGAAGCGGGAGCGCTGACCCTACGCTACTTCGGCCGCGTCAGCGGCTGGACCGAAAAATCGGGCCGCGGAGACATTGTCACGGAGGCAGATCACGCCGTGGAGGAGCTGGTGGCCAGACGGCTGGCCGAGGAGTTTCCCGGGCACAGCCTGCTGACCGAGGAGCGCGGGTTCGTGCCCGGCCAAAAGGATGCTCCCATCTGGGTACTGGATCCCGTGGACGGCACCCGCAACTTCGCGCTGGGGGTGCCGGTGTACTGCGTGTCCCTGGCCTTTGTGGTGGGAGGCAAGACCCTCCTGGGGGCTGTTTACGATCCGGTCCACGACATTTTGTATCATGCGGAAAGCGGCAGGGGAGCGTACCAGAATGAAACGCCGGTCAGGGTTTCGGAGACGCCGGATCTGCACGACGCGCTCATCTCGGTGAGCTGGTCTCCCCGCAGGCGGGACATAGAGGAGTATGTCCGCATCGTTGCGCGCGTGGCCGCCCAAACGTCCTATTTCCGGCGCATCGGCAGTGCGGCGCTCGTGCTCTCGTATGTGGCCACCGGGCGGTTCGACGGATACATCCAGGCTGGCATCAGCCCGTGGGACATCGCGGCAGGGACGCTTCTGGTCCGGGAGGCAGGTGGGGTCGTGACGGATATTCAGGGATGCCCATTCGACATTCTCAGCCCGTCTCTGGACATTGTGGCTGGAAACCCGGCCGTGCATCGGTGTCTGATGGAGGATGTGCTGAGGAAAACCTGA
- a CDS encoding MFS transporter encodes MFGQSAPRLYRLRRRMICHRKRQIIFLSGQPAVPEREARLLGGVFFTQYAAVGLVMMLPLVLSDRGLAAHQIGLLSAIFAISGALTQVWLGSLSDRFRRRRPFITAPAVALAVVYASLAGASSFAAVALIYAVAGAAFHCAVMAVTAMIGDWSAAAGRTPSSFARIRLWGSAGFVASLALLSPWLKSDGLVIGGTSLLFLAMGVLGAAAREPEERAVFESRLNGGAKRLFQDRTLSAFLLTYFLFKVAESGTMAFFALRIQELGGERQIAAWALVVNAVCEMPLMLAAGPLCERAGPGTVLLTALLIQPFRLLAYGLMPSVHWVWPVQLFHGFTYAFMLVGAVAFVNDRAPDDLRATAQGMLGMATAAGMAAGPLAGSLLAKELPLGDLFLFFAAVSAVAIPLFAAAGRPGWKVSQTQRPKMDLG; translated from the coding sequence ATGTTCGGACAAAGCGCGCCCAGACTTTACCGCCTTCGCCGCCGCATGATCTGCCACCGCAAGCGACAGATTATATTCCTTTCCGGACAGCCGGCCGTGCCCGAGCGCGAGGCAAGGCTGCTGGGCGGAGTATTTTTTACCCAGTATGCCGCAGTGGGGCTCGTCATGATGCTGCCGCTGGTGCTCTCGGACCGCGGCCTGGCCGCGCACCAGATCGGGCTCCTCTCCGCCATCTTCGCCATCTCCGGAGCGCTGACTCAGGTGTGGCTGGGAAGTCTATCGGACCGGTTCAGGAGACGCCGGCCTTTCATCACAGCGCCGGCAGTGGCGCTGGCGGTGGTGTATGCCTCGCTGGCAGGCGCCTCCAGCTTCGCCGCTGTGGCATTGATCTACGCGGTAGCAGGCGCGGCATTTCACTGCGCGGTGATGGCTGTGACGGCGATGATCGGGGACTGGTCGGCAGCGGCTGGCCGCACGCCATCCTCCTTCGCACGCATCCGTCTGTGGGGCTCAGCGGGATTCGTGGCATCGCTCGCGCTTCTGTCTCCTTGGCTGAAAAGCGACGGCCTGGTCATCGGAGGAACATCGCTCTTATTCTTGGCGATGGGAGTCCTGGGAGCGGCTGCCAGGGAACCGGAGGAAAGGGCGGTGTTTGAGTCCCGCCTGAACGGCGGAGCGAAGCGGCTGTTCCAGGACCGGACACTTTCGGCCTTCCTGCTGACCTATTTCCTCTTCAAGGTGGCCGAGAGCGGGACCATGGCGTTTTTTGCGCTGCGCATCCAGGAGCTGGGGGGCGAAAGGCAGATCGCGGCGTGGGCGCTGGTGGTGAACGCGGTCTGCGAGATGCCGCTGATGCTGGCGGCAGGCCCGCTTTGCGAGCGCGCCGGACCAGGAACAGTGCTGTTGACCGCGCTACTGATCCAGCCGTTCCGTCTTCTGGCCTATGGCCTGATGCCGTCCGTGCACTGGGTATGGCCGGTACAGCTTTTCCACGGGTTCACCTACGCGTTTATGCTGGTGGGCGCTGTGGCTTTCGTGAACGACCGCGCGCCCGATGATCTGCGAGCAACAGCGCAGGGTATGCTGGGGATGGCCACTGCCGCAGGCATGGCGGCCGGTCCGCTGGCCGGATCGCTGCTGGCAAAGGAGCTGCCGCTTGGTGATCTCTTTCTGTTCTTCGCGGCTGTATCCGCCGTGGCGATACCTCTGTTTGCGGCAGCAGGCCGTCCTGGGTGGAAGGTTTCCCAGACACAGCGGCCGAAAATGGACCTAGGGTAG